In a genomic window of Allomeiothermus silvanus DSM 9946:
- the nadD gene encoding nicotinate-nucleotide adenylyltransferase, whose translation MRIAIFGGSFDPIHLGHLVAASEAAEKLDLDKVLFVTAARPPHKTPVAPPEARHEMVVLATAHDPRFEASRLELDRPGFSYTVDTLRQARRLYPQAELFFITGADAYRDMDGWHEADALPELAQLVAVTRPGYPFSIHPFFQAHIRLLDILDYAVSSTMVRERLRAGRSIRYLVPFEVEGYLAKHGFYR comes from the coding sequence TTGCGTATCGCGATTTTCGGTGGCAGTTTCGATCCTATTCACCTGGGCCACCTGGTAGCTGCTTCGGAAGCAGCGGAAAAACTAGATCTGGATAAGGTCCTTTTCGTGACCGCAGCTCGGCCCCCGCACAAGACCCCGGTAGCTCCACCCGAGGCCCGCCACGAGATGGTGGTGCTGGCAACCGCGCACGATCCCCGTTTTGAGGCCAGCCGGCTCGAGTTAGACCGCCCCGGCTTCAGCTACACCGTGGATACCCTGCGCCAAGCCCGTCGGCTTTACCCCCAGGCCGAGCTCTTCTTTATCACGGGGGCTGATGCCTATCGTGATATGGACGGCTGGCACGAGGCCGACGCCCTGCCCGAGCTAGCTCAGTTAGTGGCGGTGACCCGGCCCGGCTATCCCTTTTCCATCCATCCCTTTTTCCAGGCGCATATTCGGCTCCTGGATATTCTCGATTACGCAGTTTCCAGTACGATGGTGCGCGAACGGCTACGGGCCGGACGCAGCATCCGGTATTTGGTGCCGTTCGAGGTCGAGGGATATCTTGCCAAGCACGGGTTTTACCGATAA
- a CDS encoding peptidylprolyl isomerase — METLPYLSQTPVRKFARPEDVLKPGLDYYAEFETTKGKFMVDLYEEQAPKTVNSFVFLALNHYFDGIVWHRVIPGFVAQTGDPTGTGTGGPGYQFGLEVTPSLNYDKEGVLGMARTSDPNSNGSQFFITYGPTPNLNQQYTIFGQVTEGMDVVKQLAPTEGVANPARGEARDKILSVKILTRAK; from the coding sequence ATGGAAACCCTACCCTACCTTTCGCAAACCCCCGTGCGTAAGTTCGCTAGACCCGAGGACGTCTTGAAACCCGGCCTTGACTACTACGCCGAGTTCGAGACCACCAAGGGCAAGTTCATGGTGGACCTTTACGAGGAGCAAGCCCCCAAGACTGTCAACTCCTTTGTTTTCCTGGCCCTCAACCATTACTTCGACGGCATCGTCTGGCACCGCGTAATCCCCGGCTTCGTGGCCCAGACCGGCGACCCCACCGGCACCGGGACGGGCGGGCCGGGATATCAGTTCGGCCTCGAGGTCACCCCCAGCCTCAACTACGACAAAGAGGGCGTGCTAGGTATGGCCCGCACCTCCGACCCCAATTCCAACGGAAGCCAGTTCTTCATCACCTACGGCCCTACCCCTAACTTGAACCAGCAGTACACCATTTTCGGCCAGGTTACCGAGGGAATGGATGTGGTGAAGCAACTCGCCCCCACCGAGGGCGTAGCGAACCCTGCGCGAGGTGAAGCGCGAGACAAGATTCTGTCGGTGAAGATTCTGACCCGGGCTAAATAG
- the rplU gene encoding 50S ribosomal protein L21 encodes MFAIIKTGGKQYRAEAGVKLRVEKLEAEPGATVEFDALMLGGEQVVVGAPFVAGAKVVAEVVGHGKGKKVRVAKFKAKVHYRRNRGHRQPYTDILVKEIRA; translated from the coding sequence ATGTTCGCAATCATCAAGACGGGTGGGAAACAATACCGTGCCGAAGCCGGGGTCAAGCTTCGGGTGGAGAAGCTCGAGGCTGAGCCCGGTGCTACCGTGGAGTTCGACGCGCTGATGCTCGGCGGCGAGCAAGTGGTGGTGGGTGCGCCTTTCGTAGCCGGAGCCAAGGTGGTGGCGGAAGTAGTAGGCCACGGCAAGGGCAAGAAGGTGCGGGTGGCTAAGTTCAAGGCTAAGGTGCACTACCGACGCAACCGGGGTCACCGCCAGCCCTACACCGACATCTTGGTAAAGGAGATTCGCGCGTAA
- the fba gene encoding class II fructose-1,6-bisphosphate aldolase, with protein sequence MLATGMEILSKARKEGYGVGAFNVNNMEFVQAVLEAAEEVRSPVLLALSEGAIKYGGKALATLVRELGRDASVPVCIHLDHGSSYESCLRAIQMGFTSVMIDKSHEDTETNIRETKRVVEAAHAVGVTVEAEIGRLGGVEEHVAVSAEEAFLTNPEEAKMFMDATGADYLAVAIGTSHGAYKGKGRPFIDHERIKAIAAAIPNPLVMHGASSVPQSLVDAFRAAGGEIGEAAGIHPEDIQKGIKAGIAKINTDTDLRLGFVAKIRQILKDNPKEFDPRKFLGPAREELKQIVKARMELFGSAGKA encoded by the coding sequence ATGCTAGCAACCGGAATGGAGATTCTATCCAAAGCCCGCAAGGAGGGCTATGGCGTCGGGGCCTTCAACGTCAACAACATGGAGTTCGTGCAGGCGGTGCTGGAAGCCGCCGAGGAAGTTAGAAGCCCAGTGTTGCTGGCGCTTTCCGAAGGGGCCATCAAGTATGGGGGGAAAGCTCTGGCCACCTTGGTGCGCGAGCTGGGGCGCGATGCCAGCGTGCCGGTGTGCATCCACCTCGATCACGGCTCCTCTTACGAGTCCTGTCTACGGGCTATCCAGATGGGCTTCACCTCAGTGATGATCGACAAATCCCACGAGGATACCGAGACCAACATCCGCGAGACCAAGCGGGTGGTGGAGGCTGCCCACGCGGTTGGCGTGACCGTCGAGGCCGAGATCGGGCGGCTGGGCGGGGTGGAAGAGCATGTGGCGGTGAGTGCCGAGGAGGCCTTCCTCACCAACCCCGAGGAGGCCAAGATGTTCATGGACGCTACCGGTGCCGACTACCTGGCCGTTGCCATCGGCACCAGCCACGGAGCCTACAAGGGCAAGGGCCGGCCCTTCATCGATCACGAGCGCATCAAGGCGATTGCTGCGGCCATCCCCAACCCTTTGGTAATGCACGGGGCCAGCAGCGTACCCCAGTCGCTAGTAGATGCCTTCCGGGCCGCAGGCGGCGAGATTGGCGAGGCGGCAGGTATCCACCCCGAGGATATCCAAAAAGGGATTAAAGCGGGAATCGCCAAGATCAACACCGACACCGATTTACGGCTGGGCTTCGTCGCCAAGATACGGCAAATCCTCAAGGACAACCCCAAGGAATTCGATCCGCGTAAGTTCTTGGGTCCTGCCCGTGAGGAGCTAAAGCAGATCGTCAAGGCCCGGATGGAACTCTTCGGCTCAGCGGGGAAGGCCTAA
- a CDS encoding integrase core domain-containing protein, translated as MQFTTVGREIWRGARQAQRLAEANASDPEVQERLRKLRLVKALRESKKSWKEIQDLVGISRATYHRWQKALKEKGLAGLKPRSRRPKHLRTKVHWTPGLLIRIETLRKENPTWGRWSIWLTLRKEGFQMSERTVGRILAYLEKHRRIESVAGYLARTQRGKLKRRVNRPYAKRKPRGYEARAPGDLVQVDTLTLTLGPGSMVKHFSAIDLHSRFVLAEVHSRATAKLSEGFLSLLLARAPFPIRAIQVDGGSEFMAEFEEACCALGIALFVLPPRSPKLNGHVERMQRTFKEEFYTRPLPTPLSELQAELDTYLDYYNRRRPHMALGGLAPLEFLAKMQEESVPQRVSNVLTDYIYLQFGRSTAILGSWHGLMGSPEAEVRLGLSGPLAP; from the coding sequence GTGCAGTTTACCACCGTTGGCCGAGAGATATGGAGAGGCGCTAGACAAGCACAGAGGCTGGCCGAGGCCAACGCAAGCGACCCAGAGGTCCAGGAACGTCTGCGCAAGCTCCGACTGGTCAAAGCCCTGCGTGAAAGTAAAAAGAGCTGGAAGGAGATCCAGGACCTGGTCGGGATCAGCCGGGCCACCTACCACCGCTGGCAAAAAGCCCTAAAAGAAAAGGGCCTGGCTGGACTCAAACCCCGCTCCCGCCGCCCTAAGCACCTGCGCACAAAGGTCCACTGGACCCCAGGGCTGCTCATTAGAATAGAAACTCTCCGCAAGGAAAACCCCACCTGGGGACGCTGGTCCATCTGGCTTACCCTCCGCAAGGAGGGTTTCCAGATGAGCGAACGCACGGTGGGGCGCATCCTGGCCTACCTGGAGAAGCACCGACGTATCGAGAGCGTGGCCGGCTACCTGGCCCGGACTCAAAGAGGGAAGCTAAAGCGAAGGGTAAACCGGCCCTACGCCAAAAGGAAGCCCCGAGGATACGAGGCCAGGGCTCCTGGGGACCTGGTCCAGGTGGACACCCTCACCCTGACCTTAGGACCGGGAAGCATGGTCAAGCACTTCTCGGCGATTGACCTCCATAGCCGGTTTGTCCTGGCGGAGGTGCACAGCCGGGCCACGGCTAAGCTTTCTGAGGGGTTCTTGTCCTTGCTTCTGGCCAGGGCCCCTTTTCCCATCCGGGCCATCCAGGTGGATGGGGGCAGCGAGTTCATGGCCGAGTTTGAGGAGGCCTGCTGTGCTCTGGGGATTGCCTTGTTTGTGCTACCGCCGAGGAGTCCTAAACTCAATGGTCACGTGGAGCGGATGCAGCGGACCTTCAAGGAGGAGTTCTACACCCGGCCTTTGCCCACCCCGCTCAGCGAGCTGCAGGCAGAGCTGGATACCTACCTGGACTACTACAACCGCCGAAGGCCTCACATGGCCCTGGGGGGTCTTGCTCCGCTGGAGTTTTTGGCTAAGATGCAAGAGGAGTCGGTTCCTCAAAGAGTCTCAAATGTGTTGACCGATTACATATACTTGCAGTTCGGGCGGAGTACAGCTATACTCGGCAGTTGGCACGGCCTTATGGGAAGCCCTGAGGCCGAAGTTCGTCTAGGTTTATCGGGCCCGCTCGCCCCATAA
- the rsfS gene encoding ribosome silencing factor has protein sequence MVKPVEAQTLIGWIRQALDDKKAENIVALDLRGASESLDYFVVASGTSRPHLEALERAVRESLEQRDIRPRRVEGPSPRWILLDYGEVLVHIMSPEAREYYDLEGFWADAKRI, from the coding sequence ATGGTCAAACCTGTAGAAGCCCAGACCCTCATTGGTTGGATTCGCCAAGCTCTGGACGACAAAAAAGCCGAGAACATCGTGGCCCTCGACCTGCGCGGGGCCTCGGAGTCGCTGGACTACTTCGTGGTCGCCAGCGGGACTAGCCGACCGCACCTAGAAGCGCTCGAGCGGGCGGTGCGGGAAAGCCTAGAGCAACGCGACATCCGCCCCCGCCGTGTGGAAGGCCCCAGCCCCCGCTGGATTTTGCTCGATTATGGCGAGGTGCTGGTACACATCATGAGCCCGGAAGCCCGGGAGTATTACGACCTCGAGGGTTTCTGGGCCGACGCGAAGCGGATTTAG
- the obgE gene encoding GTPase ObgE: MFRDVLEITVTAGRGGDGAISFWREKYIAKGGPDGGDGGQGGSVILRALGQVDSLSNLSKRTYKAEDGQHGSGKGMFGKAGRDLVIEVPRGTRVFDAETGALLADLTEEGQTLVAAEGGRGGWGNARFVTPTRQAPRFAEAGEPGEKKRLRLELMLLADVGLVGYPNAGKSSLLAALTHAQPKIANYPFTTLSPNLGVVERALERFTLADIPGIIEGASEGKGLGLEFLRHIARTRVLLYVLDAGERPVSNFQTLRAELRSYDPDLLSRPALIALNKIDLLEEEEVTRLEAELSQTGLPVLAVSVLERKGLESLVEALFALVAAAPKPALATPAPRPEEPQGVQVREVEEGVYEVQAPQVERHLRRLKGDLMEATSYLQDLFKRYGVESALKSKGVRAGDTVRLAGLEFEYIPEV; encoded by the coding sequence ATGTTTCGGGATGTCCTCGAGATCACCGTGACCGCCGGAAGGGGCGGCGACGGGGCCATCAGCTTTTGGCGCGAGAAGTACATCGCCAAGGGCGGCCCCGACGGGGGAGATGGGGGCCAGGGGGGGTCGGTGATCCTGCGGGCCTTGGGGCAGGTGGACTCGCTTTCCAACCTCTCCAAGCGAACCTATAAGGCTGAGGACGGCCAGCACGGCTCAGGCAAGGGTATGTTCGGTAAGGCGGGGCGCGACCTGGTGATCGAGGTTCCCCGGGGAACCCGGGTGTTCGATGCCGAGACCGGCGCGCTCTTGGCCGACCTCACCGAGGAAGGCCAGACCCTGGTAGCTGCGGAGGGCGGGCGAGGAGGCTGGGGCAACGCTCGCTTCGTCACTCCCACTCGCCAGGCCCCGCGCTTCGCCGAGGCCGGCGAGCCCGGAGAGAAAAAGCGGCTGCGGCTCGAGCTGATGCTCCTGGCCGATGTGGGGCTGGTCGGCTACCCCAACGCCGGGAAGTCCAGCCTGCTAGCGGCGTTGACCCATGCTCAGCCCAAGATCGCCAACTACCCTTTCACCACCCTGTCCCCTAATCTGGGGGTAGTAGAACGCGCTCTAGAGCGCTTTACCCTGGCCGACATCCCTGGCATCATCGAGGGGGCCAGCGAGGGTAAGGGGTTAGGGCTGGAGTTCCTGCGGCACATCGCCCGTACTCGGGTGCTGCTGTATGTGCTGGACGCTGGTGAGCGGCCCGTTTCTAACTTTCAGACCCTGCGGGCCGAACTGCGCAGTTACGACCCTGACCTCCTCAGCCGGCCTGCGCTCATCGCCCTCAACAAGATCGACTTGCTGGAGGAGGAAGAGGTGACCCGGCTCGAGGCCGAGCTTTCCCAGACCGGTCTGCCAGTGCTGGCGGTCTCGGTGCTCGAGCGAAAGGGCCTGGAGAGCCTGGTAGAGGCCCTTTTTGCGCTGGTAGCGGCGGCCCCCAAACCCGCCCTGGCCACCCCCGCGCCGCGCCCCGAGGAGCCCCAGGGGGTTCAGGTGCGCGAGGTCGAGGAAGGGGTCTACGAGGTGCAGGCTCCCCAGGTGGAGCGCCACCTTAGACGCCTCAAGGGCGACCTGATGGAAGCTACCAGTTACTTACAAGACCTTTTCAAGCGCTATGGGGTCGAATCCGCCCTTAAGTCCAAAGGTGTGCGGGCTGGCGATACGGTGCGCCTGGCGGGCCTCGAGTTCGAATACATCCCCGAGGTGTAA
- the rpmA gene encoding 50S ribosomal protein L27, producing the protein MAHKKGLGSTKNGRDSQAKRLGVKRYGGQTVRAGSVLVRQRGTKFNAGMGVGMGRDHTLFALVDGVVEFHDKGRLGRYVSVKPLGDGSEA; encoded by the coding sequence ATGGCACACAAGAAAGGTCTGGGTTCAACTAAAAACGGGCGTGACTCCCAAGCCAAGCGCCTGGGGGTTAAGCGCTACGGCGGGCAGACGGTGCGGGCAGGGAGCGTGCTGGTACGCCAGCGCGGTACAAAGTTCAATGCCGGGATGGGTGTGGGCATGGGCCGCGATCACACTCTATTCGCGCTGGTGGATGGCGTGGTCGAGTTCCACGATAAGGGCCGCCTAGGCCGTTATGTCTCGGTCAAGCCCCTCGGTGACGGCAGCGAAGCCTGA
- a CDS encoding LCP family protein, whose amino-acid sequence MRPRISLLLLGLALLALAGVLALTPPKGELRSGESAAYRVGPLPEMSLVVAARDTEYCGYHTACGPGKRTDTILYVHVRGSEAEILAIPRDLLVTYQGVSGRVNAIYGRLGADGLRRAVEELLGVPVEHYLILTFDSVMKLVDAVDGIEVDLPEPMRYTDRAAGLFIDFPAGRVKMDGKDAVKYMRFRHDASGDYTRLDRIKGVLSQVTQKAQSPRYWPRLPGVAQEIWRQIETDLNLQEALAFLPYVRGLTLRAASLPTYEEGNYLLSNPEERRGFVQSFLGLVKPHPRPEGVAKGDTGLAGNLGDAGTQISADIPPEGRVLLVDQGGRSEGKRWLEGFSQMALPEPELREEDVGLEPGVYIRSAALAGDRASQELQAGRYYSDLLHLPLISRFRPVVEGYDAVVVVGSPLPQDDGQR is encoded by the coding sequence ATGCGCCCTCGAATCTCCTTGCTCCTACTTGGCCTAGCCCTGCTGGCCCTGGCCGGGGTGCTGGCTTTGACCCCCCCCAAGGGCGAACTGCGCTCGGGAGAAAGCGCTGCGTACCGGGTCGGCCCGCTGCCCGAGATGAGCCTGGTGGTAGCGGCTCGTGATACCGAGTACTGCGGCTACCACACCGCCTGCGGGCCAGGAAAGCGTACCGATACCATCCTGTACGTGCATGTGCGGGGGAGCGAGGCCGAGATCCTGGCGATCCCGCGCGATCTGCTGGTGACCTACCAGGGGGTGAGCGGCAGGGTCAACGCCATCTACGGGCGCCTGGGCGCTGACGGTCTGCGTCGGGCGGTGGAGGAGTTGCTGGGAGTCCCGGTGGAGCATTACCTGATCCTCACCTTCGACAGCGTGATGAAGTTGGTGGATGCGGTAGATGGCATCGAGGTAGACCTCCCTGAGCCGATGCGCTACACCGACCGAGCCGCAGGGCTTTTCATCGACTTCCCGGCGGGGCGGGTCAAGATGGACGGCAAGGACGCGGTCAAATACATGCGTTTTCGCCACGACGCCAGCGGTGACTATACCCGCCTGGATCGGATCAAGGGGGTGCTCTCGCAGGTGACCCAGAAGGCCCAGAGTCCTCGCTACTGGCCGCGCTTACCGGGGGTGGCCCAGGAGATCTGGCGCCAGATCGAGACCGATCTGAACCTGCAAGAGGCGTTGGCCTTTTTGCCTTATGTCCGCGGCCTAACGCTGCGGGCTGCCAGCCTGCCCACCTACGAGGAGGGAAATTACCTTCTTTCCAACCCGGAAGAGCGCAGAGGCTTCGTCCAGAGCTTCTTGGGGCTAGTGAAGCCGCACCCGCGGCCCGAGGGGGTCGCCAAAGGCGATACCGGCTTGGCCGGTAACCTGGGCGATGCCGGGACTCAAATCAGTGCCGATATACCTCCCGAGGGGCGGGTGCTGCTGGTGGATCAGGGAGGCAGATCTGAGGGAAAGCGATGGCTCGAGGGCTTTTCCCAGATGGCCCTGCCCGAGCCTGAGCTGCGCGAGGAGGATGTGGGGCTCGAGCCCGGGGTCTACATACGCTCTGCTGCGTTGGCAGGGGACCGCGCGAGCCAAGAACTCCAAGCAGGGCGTTACTATAGCGACCTCCTGCACTTGCCGCTCATCAGCCGCTTTCGCCCCGTCGTGGAGGGGTACGATGCGGTGGTGGTGGTGGGTTCGCCGCTTCCCCAAGACGATGGGCAGCGGTAG
- the yqeK gene encoding bis(5'-nucleosyl)-tetraphosphatase (symmetrical) YqeK gives MEHLIERVKPLVKPERFAHILRVAELARQIAGANGLDGERAYLAGILHDAARDLPPERLFELAPPEIPLEREHPKSLHGRAGRRLAEGWGVSDPEVLEAIEGHVYGVDPTYPIAMAVYVADVSEPGRGVNAEIRERALAGDLLGAYREAVETKLRYLQSKGIPPHPRTFSAYKKLVQG, from the coding sequence GTGGAGCATCTGATCGAACGGGTCAAGCCCCTGGTCAAGCCGGAGCGCTTTGCCCACATCCTGCGGGTAGCTGAGCTGGCCCGCCAGATCGCAGGGGCCAACGGGCTAGATGGCGAGCGAGCTTATCTGGCCGGTATTCTCCATGACGCGGCCCGTGACCTGCCTCCCGAACGTTTATTCGAGCTGGCTCCGCCAGAGATCCCGCTCGAGCGGGAGCACCCCAAGAGCTTGCACGGGCGAGCCGGGCGGCGGCTAGCCGAGGGTTGGGGGGTAAGCGACCCGGAGGTGCTTGAGGCCATCGAGGGCCACGTTTACGGGGTGGACCCTACCTATCCCATCGCCATGGCGGTGTATGTGGCCGATGTCTCTGAGCCGGGCCGGGGGGTCAACGCGGAGATCCGGGAGCGGGCCCTCGCGGGCGACCTGCTGGGGGCCTACCGCGAAGCCGTCGAAACCAAACTACGCTACCTCCAGAGCAAAGGTATCCCTCCACACCCCCGCACTTTTTCGGCTTACAAGAAATTGGTGCAGGGCTAG
- a CDS encoding M28 family peptidase — MRQLFQMLTDLPHRGSATALEAQAAEILEAYLEGRGYKVETQRFKAPRSYGPELIFISSLLAFGALLVWWPLALLGTYGFWTYFSGGSSFWSRFFNRYDSQNLLSRAGSGPKTLVLMAHYDTAKTFFLYHPRQVKRFRLNFLLNTALALITPFLVLIAPGGARLVGLYFLLQAVLLIHREYTAPYVNGANDNASGVVVAIDLFERLAPGLFGWQVILALTGAEEVGAKGAEYLAHSGQIPPDALVLNLDNIGRGALFYATGEGMLTYRSYTGSLIKKARQISGAEPIEYRLAYFDTRPFAARGYSCLTLIRLQDGLPPHWHWPSDTPANVDSLALEHTLEYAWTLLQSLGVDRGLA, encoded by the coding sequence GTGCGACAGCTCTTCCAGATGCTGACCGATTTGCCGCATCGTGGCAGTGCAACGGCGCTCGAGGCTCAGGCGGCGGAGATCCTGGAGGCTTACCTCGAGGGCCGAGGCTATAAGGTCGAGACCCAACGTTTCAAAGCCCCGCGCAGCTACGGTCCCGAACTCATCTTCATCAGCTCGCTCTTGGCATTCGGCGCTTTGCTTGTCTGGTGGCCACTGGCGCTGCTAGGAACCTATGGCTTTTGGACTTATTTCAGCGGCGGAAGCTCCTTCTGGAGCCGCTTTTTCAACCGCTATGATTCGCAGAATCTGCTCTCGAGGGCCGGTTCGGGTCCCAAAACTTTAGTACTGATGGCCCACTACGACACCGCCAAGACCTTTTTCCTCTACCACCCGCGCCAGGTCAAAAGGTTCCGGCTGAACTTTTTGCTCAATACGGCGCTGGCCCTGATCACGCCATTTTTGGTCCTGATAGCTCCGGGAGGAGCCCGGTTGGTGGGGCTATATTTTCTGCTGCAGGCAGTTCTGCTGATCCACCGTGAGTACACCGCCCCGTATGTGAACGGGGCCAACGACAACGCCAGTGGGGTGGTGGTCGCGATAGACCTCTTTGAACGCTTGGCACCAGGGCTCTTTGGCTGGCAGGTCATCCTGGCCCTGACCGGCGCCGAAGAGGTAGGGGCCAAGGGAGCTGAGTACCTGGCCCATAGCGGTCAGATCCCTCCGGACGCGCTGGTGCTCAACCTGGACAATATAGGGAGGGGGGCGCTGTTTTACGCCACCGGGGAGGGGATGCTCACCTACCGGTCTTATACGGGGTCGCTAATAAAGAAGGCTCGGCAAATCTCCGGGGCAGAGCCTATCGAATATCGGCTGGCCTACTTTGACACGCGGCCTTTTGCCGCGAGGGGCTATTCCTGCCTCACCCTGATCCGCTTGCAAGACGGGCTGCCCCCGCACTGGCACTGGCCCAGCGATACGCCAGCAAACGTCGATTCCCTGGCGCTCGAGCATACGCTCGAGTACGCTTGGACTTTGCTGCAAAGCTTGGGTGTTGACCGGGGGCTGGCTTGA
- a CDS encoding type IV pilus twitching motility protein PilT, with protein sequence MSTFTTPTPIVEMFKAMVNSRASDIHLQAGAPPTVRIDGKLKPFGQKALTPEEIEGIVRALLTPAQAEELEYRKEMDFAYTIPGIARFRCNLMMQRGSYGLVMRVVSDAIPSFEALGLPSEVVQGLASKERGLVLVTGPTGSGKSTTLAAMIDYINLHFAKNIITIEDPIEFLHKHKKSLVVQREVGVDTETFASGLRYAMRQDPDVILIGEMRDRETVEAAMMAAQTGHLVFSTLHTLDSMRTINRIIDFFPLHEHQQIRILLAESLLGILSQRLLPRADGQGRVLALEILLATPFIRDLLKDEEKTPQIKDAMQEDNIRGMRTFDQHLVELYTQGLISLEDAEAAATSPHELKLLLTKSTGRGF encoded by the coding sequence ATGAGTACCTTCACCACCCCTACCCCCATCGTGGAGATGTTCAAGGCCATGGTCAACTCGCGCGCTTCCGACATCCACCTCCAGGCCGGGGCACCGCCCACAGTGCGGATCGATGGGAAGCTCAAGCCCTTCGGGCAGAAGGCGCTTACCCCCGAAGAGATCGAAGGCATCGTGCGGGCTTTGCTCACCCCGGCGCAGGCCGAGGAGCTCGAGTACCGCAAGGAGATGGACTTTGCCTATACCATCCCCGGTATCGCCCGCTTCCGCTGCAACCTCATGATGCAGCGTGGCAGCTATGGCTTGGTGATGCGGGTGGTCTCGGATGCGATCCCCAGCTTTGAGGCTCTAGGCCTGCCCAGCGAGGTGGTGCAGGGGTTAGCCTCCAAGGAGCGGGGGCTGGTGCTGGTCACCGGACCTACTGGCTCGGGTAAGTCCACCACCCTGGCCGCGATGATTGACTATATCAACCTGCATTTCGCCAAAAACATCATCACCATTGAAGACCCCATCGAGTTTTTACACAAACACAAGAAAAGCTTGGTAGTGCAGCGCGAAGTAGGGGTGGATACCGAGACTTTCGCCAGCGGCCTGCGCTACGCCATGCGGCAAGACCCGGATGTGATCCTGATTGGGGAGATGCGCGACCGCGAGACCGTGGAGGCGGCTATGATGGCCGCCCAGACCGGTCACTTGGTCTTTAGCACGCTCCACACCCTCGACTCCATGCGCACCATCAACCGCATCATCGACTTCTTCCCCCTGCACGAGCACCAGCAGATCCGCATCCTGTTGGCCGAATCCTTACTGGGGATCCTTTCGCAGCGCCTGTTGCCCCGCGCCGATGGGCAGGGGCGGGTACTGGCCCTCGAGATCCTCCTCGCTACCCCTTTTATCCGTGATCTCCTCAAAGACGAAGAGAAGACCCCCCAGATCAAAGACGCCATGCAGGAGGACAACATCCGCGGGATGCGCACTTTCGACCAGCACTTGGTAGAACTCTACACCCAAGGCCTGATCAGCCTCGAGGACGCTGAAGCTGCCGCCACCAGCCCCCACGAACTCAAACTGTTGCTTACAAAATCCACCGGACGGGGGTTTTGA
- a CDS encoding ATP phosphoribosyltransferase regulatory subunit, which produces MIPEGTRYYLPPEARLRRELAGRLIDLFHGWGYELVELPALERYDPRHVLAERSFKLVDKTGDVLALRSDFTSALANLVEAFPPERYPARYQYAGQVWLREADAELGRVREYTQFGVELVGVSSPQADTEILELAWEALQALGFAEAKIEVGLPSLVRDLLESTGLQPFQIETLRQAIHRKNIPELSSLLEAYRVESLAPTILALPDLYGGLEVLNEARKLSLTEKAQADLDWLEASLALLPEVPLLLDLGRARRLDYYTGINFQAYTQDFGLPLLGGGRYDGTLLPQACGFTVGLERVMEALFSPRSGVALSSPRSGAALRLPSEADVPDVLAVDRAMARQLRAEGQRVELAWTDDLASLRHYARSRGIPLIAVEGRLEEIASSG; this is translated from the coding sequence ATGATCCCCGAGGGCACCCGTTACTACCTTCCCCCCGAAGCCCGGCTGCGACGCGAGCTAGCCGGGCGGCTCATCGATTTGTTCCATGGCTGGGGGTATGAACTGGTGGAGCTTCCCGCGCTCGAGCGGTATGACCCCCGCCACGTGCTGGCCGAGCGTTCCTTCAAATTGGTGGATAAGACCGGGGATGTGCTGGCGTTGCGCTCAGACTTTACCAGCGCCCTCGCCAACCTGGTCGAAGCCTTCCCGCCGGAGCGTTATCCTGCGCGGTATCAGTACGCCGGGCAGGTCTGGCTGCGGGAGGCTGATGCTGAGCTAGGTCGAGTGCGGGAATACACCCAGTTCGGGGTGGAGCTGGTTGGGGTCTCGAGCCCCCAAGCCGATACCGAGATCCTCGAGCTGGCCTGGGAGGCCCTGCAGGCTTTGGGCTTCGCGGAGGCCAAGATCGAGGTGGGGTTACCCTCCTTGGTGCGGGATTTGCTCGAATCTACCGGGCTCCAGCCTTTCCAAATCGAGACCTTGCGCCAAGCCATCCACCGTAAGAACATCCCCGAACTCTCGAGCTTGCTTGAGGCCTACAGGGTGGAAAGCTTGGCCCCGACCATCCTGGCCTTGCCGGATTTGTATGGGGGTCTGGAAGTCTTGAACGAAGCCCGCAAGCTAAGCCTTACCGAGAAAGCCCAGGCCGACCTGGACTGGCTCGAGGCGAGCCTCGCACTCTTGCCCGAGGTTCCCCTACTGCTGGACTTAGGCCGGGCTCGCCGCCTGGACTACTACACCGGGATCAATTTCCAGGCCTATACCCAGGACTTTGGCCTGCCCCTTTTAGGTGGGGGCCGCTACGATGGAACGCTGTTGCCGCAGGCCTGCGGGTTTACGGTGGGGCTGGAGCGGGTGATGGAGGCGTTGTTTTCGCCGCGCAGCGGGGTGGCGCTCTCTTCGCCGCGCAGCGGAGCAGCATTGCGCTTACCAAGCGAGGCCGATGTTCCCGACGTTCTAGCCGTGGACCGAGCGATGGCCCGACAACTCCGCGCCGAAGGGCAACGGGTCGAACTGGCCTGGACCGATGATCTCGCCTCACTGCGGCACTACGCCCGCAGCCGGGGAATCCCCCTCATCGCGGTGGAGGGGAGGCTCGAGGAGATTGCCTCAAGCGGTTAA